The DNA segment ATTTCCTGATGATGGTTCAAATGTGCGGGTTGCTTTTCAGGTCTGAAACTTATTCATTCTTTGATGGAATGTCCAACATGTTTCTTGCTATACTTATGTCAGCTATTACTTATTTTAGGGAATCTCAGGTGCATATGGTGAGGATGCTGCCCTTAAAGCATACCCTAATTGTGAGACGGTGCCATGTGACCAATTTGAAGCAGCATTCAATGTTCGGATGATAAGTactttattggtttttttttactGCATGAACCTATGCTGAAATTTTTTCAGTTATATTGTTTTCGTTCTTTTAACAGGCAGTTGAACTTTGGTTGGTGGATAAAGCAGTTCTTCCCATTGAGAATTCTGTCGGTGGTAGCCTACACCGTAATTATGATTTACTCCTCCGGCATAGGCTACACATCGTGAGGGAGGTACTGTTGGTGGTTAACCATTGCCTCTTGGCATTGCCTGGTGTTGAAAAGCAGGAAGTGAAACGTGTTTTAAGCCATCCCCAGGTTAATTATGTTCATattccaatattgttttagtttttTGTTTGTTCTGGAAGTTATCTTTCAGGATATACTGGTAAAAAATGTATTAGATCACTTAGGAATTTACTTTATCAAATATGCAAACTTCATGTTGAAGTTGgggattcagattcttgaagtcTTAATGTTGCTCTTTTTCAGGCACTTGCTCAATGTGAGATGGCACTTACCAAAATGGGCATTGTTAGAGTCAGTGCTGATGATTCTGCTGGTGCTGCTAAGGTATATTTGAAGACGACCTCATACTAATTTGTcatttcttgttttatttttcataCTAAGATACTTGAACAGATAGTTGCTTCGAGTGGAAGAAGGGATATGGGTGCAATAGCAAGTGCTAGAGCCGCTGCATTATACGGGCTTGACATTCTTGCAGAAAAAGTCCAGGTCAAACCTTCATTTTTGTTGCCTCTCTTTAGTGTCACATAGATTCCTTGAAGAAGACGAATGCTGGCTTCATAACATTGAATTGGTTTCGGTATCATAGGCTTGGAATAGCATTtcctcttatttattttatttttctgacaaAGCCAATTTGGTTTGGTATAATGCATCAGGACGAGGATGACAATGTTACCAGGTATTTGGTACTCACAAGAGAACCCATAATTCCTGGAACTGACAGGCTTTATAAGGTATAACTCCTTGAACTTAGCCACTTCTATTTTATTTGATGAATCAGTGTTTCCTTTTTGTTGATAATCTTTCACTTTGCAGACCAGCATAGTTTTTACTCTAGAAGAAGGTCCTGGCATGCTATTTAAGGCTTTGGCTGTGTTCTCCCTAAGGGGTATTAATTTGTCAAAGGTAATTATaacaaagtgttcatctttgtctTATATTGTAATGTGAGGAGACTCTGATTGTTATGTTGCCTCTTGGATCAATTTTCAGATAGAGTCTCGACCACAAAAAGGGCGTCCTCTAAGGGTGGTCGACGATTCTAACAAAGGGAGTGCCAAGTAAGTTTTTATATTAATTGATATCTACCATTGTAAACTGGATCTTAGTAAAATAATATACATCTGACGA comes from the Gossypium hirsutum isolate 1008001.06 chromosome A06, Gossypium_hirsutum_v2.1, whole genome shotgun sequence genome and includes:
- the LOC107961995 gene encoding arogenate dehydratase/prephenate dehydratase 1, chloroplastic isoform X1 produces the protein MALKCVPIFFCSQKPQSLPEIPALGYSRGRLVLDLRPIRLECCALGASAQSAICLVEDEKPGAKTSPTGKIDNDGNTISRGFHKDLNLLPKPLSKTDLSPFPDDGSNVRVAFQGISGAYGEDAALKAYPNCETVPCDQFEAAFNVRMAVELWLVDKAVLPIENSVGGSLHRNYDLLLRHRLHIVREVLLVVNHCLLALPGVEKQEVKRVLSHPQALAQCEMALTKMGIVRVSADDSAGAAKIVASSGRRDMGAIASARAAALYGLDILAEKVQDEDDNVTRYLVLTREPIIPGTDRLYKTSIVFTLEEGPGMLFKALAVFSLRGINLSKIESRPQKGRPLRVVDDSNKGSAKYFDYLFYIDFEASMAEKRAQNALEHLQEYARFLRVLGCYPMDEVL
- the LOC107961995 gene encoding arogenate dehydratase/prephenate dehydratase 1, chloroplastic isoform X2; protein product: MALKCVPIFFCSQKPQSLPEIPALGYSRGRLVLDLRPIRLECCALGASAQSAICLVEDEKPGAKTSPTGKIDNDGNTISRGFHKDLNLLPKPLSKTDLSPFPDDGSNVRVAFQGISGAYGEDAALKAYPNCETVPCDQFEAAFNAVELWLVDKAVLPIENSVGGSLHRNYDLLLRHRLHIVREVLLVVNHCLLALPGVEKQEVKRVLSHPQALAQCEMALTKMGIVRVSADDSAGAAKIVASSGRRDMGAIASARAAALYGLDILAEKVQDEDDNVTRYLVLTREPIIPGTDRLYKTSIVFTLEEGPGMLFKALAVFSLRGINLSKIESRPQKGRPLRVVDDSNKGSAKYFDYLFYIDFEASMAEKRAQNALEHLQEYARFLRVLGCYPMDEVL